A genomic window from Aethina tumida isolate Nest 87 chromosome 4, icAetTumi1.1, whole genome shotgun sequence includes:
- the LOC109596718 gene encoding RB1-inducible coiled-coil protein 1, whose protein sequence is MMLYVFHVDSGTMKTFDMRLVSESVDLLKQAVEQSSGIPVDKQVLLISGGECLDGKKSIAAYAAGTDTNPIFLFSKTVLETPGVPPPSGESDFRDDTDEKIREAMDLPASFNTVHRRTQLAQLLYERAKEQLNVCERLVHDQHLQQQGWSAVVASLEDITVELKKRAESFKLVFVDYLQKREFFVEISRSFQEDIDMLKRIPVLHILDKSRTRLGMPDLQASKEEETDTQTSQSTETSNAEEKTLSLYEWLARDGVDMVNLHEHCKRGLDNFTNDVYQNMTLEVLDTLASADNNQMKEVKGLGERLIGLETLMREAKRKVQEHAENAKSFHNNQSRVSNLKDASILPDLCASHRKQLAQMNANYQQLCDIRRRCAKAKEELSANLFHRLKWVMFIQNKIFNIDQQLIYFHDGLARLKKVLECVQQIHVTPALYLCTVAEVVHRRKFSQSFLMWASDLACQLLAIYNTEVSRRKDFQAQFRTHFLNSLFLGMNDMPPAFATQAPPPFDSELPRLTLEDVERLRVELPEFAEHLEMPDDSGFTNFFMIKSMIKTELDKMDEATEMNVDEKLQQAMQGVGLVDNLDNNLMPVTGTEPTVAATHALPHLRDIDRGCESETDTEEFEKVGQSPLDPSPRPGTQDAATSIEDNLQISRSEHERLKGTLETLGILSTEALNQLRTELSQIKKIFITEKDGLEGDYCNLVKYQNLVLEARKADQATIESLTSTINSMKNMFEEKENEFSSLKIAEIVLQQKYQKAIDDYHEIRTNLAKLNEEHSMQIVQLQKEITEKDLEKEKVLKETVDRLNREHKAELENIRSRFKLMTMERSPSDSSLEKIGDFSSIPNHESILQQMNETFEMTKDKAIKEAIDRENVRWKSVLDERILEMTRKFEEEKQQLLDDVAKKIQEEKDKQIDILRERVNNLNLEIAKHKSTIQQLTEQETYSDQKEKAELKEKIDQLSKENEALRREMEKKPTHSDMAASVAVLEETSQVATENLATSTSAEVAMIQSAAESICESSTASRTSKIRKPYTDRCPIGSEVEIYWDTTHQNYRVDVDGKLYFLHCDYLSVMDLEVVNGIPNKTRVVAEVIEKEYCISKKDDNRYKVPKGKKFFRVKVKPVDGMGRSESRTAGRPPPIPEILGAEPAISEIEQPEEILPESIEKNSFQDSGCVEEQVEEAAVAIEKLNPGSGEESDDRYMDSSMKLSKSRPNWLGMMVSRLFGKNEDI, encoded by the exons CGTCGACCTACTGAAACAAGCCGTGGAACAGTCATCGGGTATTCCAGTCGACAAGCAAGTTCTCCTCATAAGCGGTGGAGAGTGTCTCGATGGAAAGAAGAGTATAGCGGCATATGCGGCCGGCACAGACACTAACCCAATATTTCTCTTTAGTAAGACGGTACTCGAGACTCCCGGCGTTCCACCACCCTCTGGCGAGTCCGACTTTAGAGATG ATACCGATGAGAAGATTCGGGAAGCGATGGATCTGCCGGCATCGTTCAATACAGTGCACCGACGTACGCAGCTCGCTCAGTTGCTTTACGAACGTGCTAAAGAACAATTGAACGTGTGCGAGAGGCTGGTGCACGATCAACACCTGCAACAGCAGGGATGGTCGGCAGTGGTGGCCAGCCTAGAGGACATCACTGTTGAACTGAAGAAGAGAGCCGAATCCTTTAAACTCGTTTTCGTCGATTATCTTCAGAAGCGCGAGTTCTTTGTAGAGATATCGAGAag TTTTCAGGAAGATATCGACATGTTGAAAAGAATCCctgttttacacattttagaTAAATCGAGAACTCGCTTAGGCATGCCGGATTTACAAGCTTCTAAAGAGGAAGAGACGGATACGCAAACGTCACAATCCACGGAAACGTCTAATGCTGAAGAGAAAACTTTGTCTTTATATGAATGGTTAGCAAGAGATGGAGTAGATATGGTTAACTTGCATGAGCATTGTAAAAGAGGACTCGacaat TTTACCAATGATGTATACCAAAATATGACCTTAGAAGTCCTAGATACTCTTGCCAGTGCAGACAATAATCAAATGAAAGAGGTAAAAGGTTTAGGAGAGCGACTTATTGGTTTGGAAACTTTAATGAGAGAAGCAAAACGAAAAGTGCAAGAACATGCGGAAAATGCGAAATCTTTTCATAAC aacCAATCTCGAGTTAGCAATCTCAAAGATGCATCGATTTTGCCAGACCTGTGCGCCTCGCACCGCAAACAACTCGCCCAAATGAATGCTAACTACCAACAATTATGCGATATTCGTCGGCGTTGCGCCAAAGCCAAAGAGGAGTTGAGTGCGAATCTTTTCCATCGTCTCAAATGGGTCATGTTCATCCAAAACAAGATCTTCAACATCGACCAACAGCTCATCTACTTTCATGACGGTCTCGCCAGACTCAAGAAGGTCTTAGAATGCGTACAGCAGATCCACGTTACTCCCGCCCTCTATCTGTGCACGGTTGCGGAGGTTGTGCACCGCCGAAAATTTTCGCAGTCGTTTTTGATGTGGGCTTCAGATTTGGCCTGTCAACTGCTCGCCATCTATAACACTGAAGTTTCGCGTAGGAAAGACTTCCAG GCACAATTTAGAACACATTTTTTGAACTCGCTATTTCTTGGAATGAACGATATGCCGCCAGCGTTTGCCACCCAGGCACCACCACCATTCGATTCGGAACTTCCACGCCTCACATTGGAAGATGTCGAAAGGCTTCGTGTCGAGCTTCCCGAATTCGCTGAGCATCTTGAGATGCCGGACGATAGCGGGTTTACCAATTTCTTTATGATTAAATCCATGataaaaactgaacttgaTAAAATGGACGAGGCGACGGAAATGAACGTTGACGAGAAACTGCAGCAAGCAATGCAAGGAGTCGGACTCGTCGACAATTtagacaataatttaatgccTGTTACAGGCACCGAGCCTACTGTCGCGGCCACACATGCTCTGCCACATTTGCGTGATATTGACCG AGGCTGTGAGTCTGAAACAGACACCGAGGAATTCGAGAAAGTGGGCCAGAGTCCGTTGGATCCTTCACCTCGGCCCGGCACTCAAGATGCCGCCACTTCAATAGAG gaTAATTTGCAAATCTCAAGAAGCGAGCATGAACGACTGAAAGGaactttagaaactttaggtATTTTATCTACCGAAGCTTTAAATCAGTTAAGAACTGAGCTgtctcaaattaaaaaaatatttattactgaaaAGGATGGTTTGGAAGGTGATTATTGTAATCTTGTCAAATACCAAAATCTTGTGTTGGAAGCGCGTAAGGCTGATCAAGCAACAATCGAGTCGTTAACATCTACAATTAACTCGATGAAAAACATGTTCGAGGAAAAAGAAAACGAGTTCAGCAGTCTAAAAATTGCTGAGATAGTCCTACAACAGAAATACCAGAAAGCGATTGACGATTACCATGAAATTAGAACGAACTTAGCAAAATTGAATGAAGAACATTCAATGCAAATTGTACAACTCCAAAAAGAAATCACCGAAAAGGACTTGGAGAAAGAAAAGGTCTTAAAAGAAACGGTCGATCGATTAAATCGTGAACACAAGGCAGAATTGGAGAATATTCGATCTAGATTCAAGCTCATGACGATGGAAAGGAGTCCTTCTGATTCAAGCTTGGAAAAAATTGGCGATTTTAGTAGCATACCCAACCACGAGAGTATTCTACAACAGATGAACGAAACCTTCGAGATGACCAAGGACAAAGCGATCAAGGAGGCAATTGATAGAGAAAACGTTCGCTGGAAGAGCGTCTTGGATGAAAGGATCTTGGAAATGACTAGGAAATTTGAAGaagaaaaacaacaattgCTCGATGATGTAGCTAAAAAAATTCAGGAAGAAAAAGACAAGCAAATCGACATCCTCCGGGAGAgggtaaataatttgaatcttGAAATTGCAAAGCACAAAAGTACCATCCAACAACTGACTGAACAAGAGACATATTCAGATCAGAAG GAGAAAGCTGAACTGAAGGAAAAAATTGACCAACTGTCCAAAGAAAATGAAGCTCTAAGACGTGAGATGGAGAAGAAGCCGACTCATTCTGATATGGCTGCATCTGTTGCTGTTTTAGAGGAAACCTCGCAAGTCGCAACTGAAAACCTAGCGACATCCACTTCTGCAGAAGTCGCTATGATACAATCAGCTGCGGAAA GTATATGTGAATCAAGCACTGCAAGTAGAACCAGCAAAATTAGGAAACCTTATACTGATAGATGTCCAATAGGTTCGGAGGTTGAAATCTACTGGGATACGACACATCAAAACTATCGAGTCGATGTCGATGGTAAATTGTATTTCTTGCACTGTGATTATCTGTCTGTGATGGATTTGGAAGTGGTGAACGGTATTCCGAACAAGACACGTGTCGTTGCTGAAGTAATTGAAAAAGAATATTGTATCTCTAAGAAG gatGACAACCGGTATAAAGTTCCCAAGGGCAAGAAATTCTTCAGAGTGAAAGTAAAACCTGTGGACGGTATGGGACGAAGCGAATCACGTACTGCTGGAAGACCTCCTCCAATACCAGAAATTTTAGGCGCGGAGCCTGCGATCTCTGAGATCGAGCAGCCGGAAGAGATACTCCCCGAAAGTATCGAAAAGAACTCCTTTCAAGATAGTGGCTGTGTTGAAGAACAA gtTGAAGAAGCTGCAGTCGCTATTGAAAAGCTAAATCCAGGATCTGGTGAAGAGAGTGACGATCG